The window GCTTATTTCCGCTATGGAAAGTGAGGATGTAGCATGCAAGAAAGGTGTAATATAAGTGAATAGCGTTGAATAACCGGCGATATAAAATAATGTGATAGCCAGTGCAGTCAGAATCCTTGAATTTTTTAAAATTGAGAGCTGCATGCCTAGGCTAACTGGTTCTTCTTCCTTGATTACCGGAACTTTTTTGTGAACAACCAGGAATGGAAAAATGCATAATAGGCCAATCAAAATAAACAAAACTCTCCAGCCAAAGATCTCACTAAAAAAGGTGCCAATCGGAACACCTAGCACAAGCGAACTGCTAAGACCCATCAAAATAATACCGATAGCACGACCCCTTCTTTCTTTTTCAACCAGTCGAGTGGCTACTGCCATGGCTACCACTGTAGCGATTCCTCCGCTAGCTCCCTGAACAATTCGTACTAAAAAAACGGTTTCATAAGAAGGACTTATAAACATCAGTCCGTTACTCGCTATAAAAATACCCAGGGTAATTAATAATAGCTTCTTACGATCCACATTAATTGTTAAGGCGATAAGAATCGGAGCGACAATGGCTGCTGCAAGGGCAAATACAGTTACCAATAGTCCAATTTTAGATGTAGACACACCCAAATCCACGGCAATCATTTCAATTATTCCTGTGATAATGTATTCAACGGTCCCAATTAAAAAAACTGCAAGAGCCATAATATAGATAATAGTGTTGTTTTTCAATTCGCATCGTCCCTCCTCTTATCGGCTTTAACATGTCAATCTGGTCATTATAGAGCAATGTTTTTAATGAAAACTTGCTTAAGCGAGCAAATTCTTTAATTTGGAACAAAGTTTCACCTCCAATCAATAAGGTAAGTGCTTTATCCATCATTCAAGCAAGAACTGCTTGAGACGTTCATCTATACATTCCGAATCCTGTTTATGCTGTCCGATGCCCGCGCAATGTCCCCAGTTAGATTCAATAGGGAGGAAAGTGGCGTTTGGCATATGTCGTGTTTCATATTCGTTGTCTTGTGGAGGAAAGAACAGGTCTGTGCTTCCAGGCATGACCAGAGCCCTTGCTGTAATTCTGCTTAATGCAAGCTCGAAGTTGCCGTTGTAAACCGGGTTTGCACTAATATCCCCGGTGATA is drawn from Solibacillus sp. R5-41 and contains these coding sequences:
- a CDS encoding MFS transporter yields the protein MKNNTIIYIMALAVFLIGTVEYIITGIIEMIAVDLGVSTSKIGLLVTVFALAAAIVAPILIALTINVDRKKLLLITLGIFIASNGLMFISPSYETVFLVRIVQGASGGIATVVAMAVATRLVEKERRGRAIGIILMGLSSSLVLGVPIGTFFSEIFGWRVLFILIGLLCIFPFLVVHKKVPVIKEEEPVSLGMQLSILKNSRILTALAITLFYIAGYSTLFTYITPFLHATSSLSIAEISGILFLAGICSFVGSRIGGQLADIKGSKFTICFGLLLQGAMLTLLALSGTNLLFLIVIFMIFMLATWSISPAQQLYLVTLVPRYPDIALSVNTSFIQFGFALGSGLGGLIISSASILYLNRVGLGAVCIALFLAILLFTRMNNVMLIKEK